The following are encoded together in the Ictidomys tridecemlineatus isolate mIctTri1 chromosome X, mIctTri1.hap1, whole genome shotgun sequence genome:
- the Luzp4 gene encoding LOW QUALITY PROTEIN: leucine zipper protein 4 (The sequence of the model RefSeq protein was modified relative to this genomic sequence to represent the inferred CDS: inserted 2 bases in 1 codon), with protein sequence MGRSSRGGKETTEGRKDLTRQGHVGNEGERHRFEDGPKSHKGVERVHHRNGTSNEKEAGFKLEMRKLPVWKTSRIKNRTIKNLQLQNGDQMLIDNAGRKEKCNDNKKTQSERNQGQSEEKQHQSEGNRGHLERSHSRSVRSPDKSKRSHGQSERSRGQSERSHEQSEISHGCSEGSRGRSEESHGRLERSRGHXWRDLMVIQRDIMIIQRDIMVNQGDLMANQRDIEDTHQEEDSNHHQKLSLNLTGKNTKNT encoded by the exons ATGGGGCGCAGTagcagaggagggaaagaaacaACTGAGGGAAGGAAAGACCTGACCCGTCAGGGTCACGTAGGAAATGAGGGGGAAAGGCATCGCTTTGAGGACGGACCTAAATCGCACAAAGGAGTGGAGAGGGTGCACCATAGAAATGGGACGAGCAATGAAAAGGAGGCGGGGTTCAAATTAGAGATGAGG AAACTACCTGTGTGGAAGACATCAAGAataaaaaacagaacaataaaaaaCCTACAGCTTCAAAACGGCGATCAAATGCTCATAGACAACGCAGGCAGAAAG GAGAAGTGCAATGACAATAAGAAGACCCAGTCAGAGAGGAATCAAGGCCAATCGGAAGAAAAACAGCATCAATCAGAAGGAAATCGAGGCCACTTAGAGAGATCTCATAGCCGATCAGTGAGATCTCCTGACAAATCCAAGAGATCTCATGGTCAATCAGAGAGATCTCGTGGCCAATCAGAAAGATCTCATGAGCAATCAGAGATATCTCATGGTTGCTCAGAGGGATCTCGTGGTCGCTCAGAGGAATCTCATGGTCGCTTGGAGAGATCCCGTGGTCA TTGGAGAGATCTAATGGTCATTCAGAGAGATATCATGATTATTCAGAGAGATATCATGGTCAATCAGGGCGATCTTATGGCCAATCAGAGAGATATCGAAGATACTCACCAGGAGGAAGATTCAAATCATCACCAGAAACTGAGTCTGAATTTGACaggtaaaaatacaaagaatactTAA